One Alnus glutinosa chromosome 3, dhAlnGlut1.1, whole genome shotgun sequence genomic region harbors:
- the LOC133862347 gene encoding metal tolerance protein 11 — protein sequence MAEPVAPENDEEQLLLAQPSSTDRSWRLNFDGFQVSSEYKEKKPPRGLHDCLGVLGPEDNVAEYYQQQVEMLEGFNEMDALAERGFIPPLSKEEQEKLAKSETFAIRISNVANMFLFAAKVYASVRSGSLAIIASTLDSLLDLLSGFILWFTAFSMQTPSPYQYPIGKKRMQPLGILVFASVMATLGLQIILESVRTLLSDDMEFNLTNKQEQWLVGIMLSVTLVKLALVMYCRSFTNEIVKAYAQDHFFDVITNIIGLIAALLAKYIDGWMDPVGAIILALYTIRTWSMTVLENVNSLVGRSAAPEYLQKLTYLSWNHHKAIRHIDTVRAYTFGSHYFVEVDIVLPAAMPLQEAHDIGESLQEKLELLPEIERAFVHLDYEYTHKPEHTRAHS from the exons ATGGCGGAACCAGTGGCGCCCGAGAACGACGAGGAGCAGTTGCTGTTAGCTCAGCCTAGCAGCACTGACCGGTCGTGGCGGTTGAACTTCGATGGATTCCAGGTGTCCTCGGAGTACAAGGAGAAGAAGCCTCCTCGTGGCCTCCACGACTGTCTTGGGGTGTTAG GTCCAGAAGATAATGTGGCCGAGTACTATCAGCAGCAGGTAGAAATGCTCGAGGGATTTAATGAAATGGATGCCTTAGCAGAGCGTGGTTTTATTCCTCCGCTGTCAAAG GAAGAGCAAGAAAAGTTAGCTAAGAGTGAAACATTTGCCATTAGAATATCAAATGTTGCAAACATGTTTCTCTTTGCCGCTAAAGTCTATGCTTCTGTCCGAAGTGGTTCCTTAGCCATCATTGCATCCACACTGGACTCGCTTCTTGATCTTCTGTCTGGCTTCATCCTTTGGTTTACTGCATTCTCCATGCAAACTCCAAGCCCATATCAGTATCCTATTGGGAAGAAACGTATGCAGCCATTG GGAATCCTCGTATTTGCCTCTGTCATGGCGACTCTTGGACTGCAGATTATCTTGGAGTCAGTGCGCACACTATTATCTGAT GACATGGAATTCAACTTGACCAACAAGCAGGAGCAATGGCTTGTTGGCATTATGCTTTCTGTGACTCTGGTAAAACTCGCTTTGGTTATGTATTGTCGCTCTTTCACTAATGAGATTGTCAAAGCTTATGCCCAAGATCACTTTTTTGATGTTATCACCAACATCATTGGACTCATTGCTGCTCTCCTTGCAAAGTATATTGATGGTTGGATGGACCCTGTTGGAGCTATCATT CTGGCTTTGTACACCATCCGTACATGGTCAATGACAGTGTTGGAAAATGTGAACTCCCTTGTGGGAAGATCAGCTGCTCCAGAATATCTACAGAAACTCACGTACCTCTCTTGGAATCACCACAAGGCCATAAGACATATTGATACGGTCCGGGCTTACACCTTTGGGTCGCACTACTTTGTGGAGGTTGACATAGTTTTGCCGGCAGCCATGCCTTTGCAAGAGGCGCATGACATTGGGGAATCCTTGCAGGAAAAGCTTGAGCTCCTGCCTGAGATTGAGCGCGCCTTTGTACATCTGGATTACGAGTACACACACAAACCTGAGCATACTCGGGCACACTCATAG